The genomic interval CTTTTACGCTAAAAAACCTAACTTGAAATTACAGAGGTGGGGGTGTTCTgtgcaaaactaatttaatgtGATGCAACTCCACTGTGCTAATCACTGTTAGCTGCAGCCGGTGAAgccattttttccagttttctcatGCTGCTTACTGGCGACATAATATAAAACGCATAATATCCTGACAGCGCTAAGAATCCATCAGGTGTCATTTctcttaaaaaagcaaattgtGTCTGTAGGAACATTGCGCAGTGTTCTAGCTAGCCGTTGATCCCCAGGCACTGGGCCGGGCTGAGACGCCCTCGGGCTGGGCTGAGGATTTCACAGCTTCACTTTCGGAGCTCTGCATTTAGTAGCCTGCCCCACAGACTCCGCCCCGGCTAGATCGCTTCTTGCCCTGTATTATTTCTCTGCAATTTGCAATCTACCACAGCGCACGGACAGTTCACAATGTGCATGTTTGATCTCCCTATGGTCGTCCGCGCCCTTGATTTCACCGGCTACAGAAATCGAAATGACAACCGGCATGAACgcgaggaaaagaaagaagaaaaattaagatCAAATGAAAATTTCAGGCATTAGCATTTCTGGCTAGAACCCTGTTGTATTAACTTCTTTTACCCACTTCTCTTTCCAGGCCTAGAACCAAGAATCATCAAACCACATAAGGTGAGCcatattttcttcataaagGATTCATGTAATATCATCAAGCttctaattttagaaaaaaaagttaaatgcaaaatgaatatGCTATTTTGATAATATGAAATATGTGTGCTCTAAAATGCAAAGTCTTCAGGATTCACACAAGTGGGGaggtggctggggagagggaagctGCCCTTGCAGTGGAGAACTGATTATAGTCAAATAAGCATTTTTTCCCACCAATATctaaagttactgtaatttttaacacTAAATAGTGGACAGATATAAAATAAGAATAGAAATGACATTTATTGTCCTTCAGTGGGAAATTTCCAGTGCAACAGCAGAAAGTGACAGgcaatttattcacacaaacagacatgCATATATATTTGTGGATATATATgcacacaaaaaatttaaaattacaacCTAAAAATACTGTggagtcattaaaaaaagcttACTCCCATCCTAAGGAATATGCAACTGAGAAGGGCAATTTAAGAAATGTgtatttgtgcattaaaaaaattcctTGCAATACTAACAATATGACATTGATTAATATAGAGTGTTTTCAGTGTGGtattaaaaacagtgaaatagtTATGGTAACAAATCCATTCTGAATCTATATTTTACCAAGCAGTAAAACAATCATCTAAAGTATTGCATGGGGCTAGGGTTGTCACAGTATTCAAAATTGACTCTTGCCTCcatatttgtttcatcttcctTGCCTTCAGATTTGGCAACATATAGGTAACAAAGTTCCTCTCTTGTCCTTCTAGTGTTGCACTTAATGTGGAGATGCAAAGACTGCAAGAGGGTGTTTTCCAGAAGATCTGAATTGCTCAAgcactacaaactagaccacAGGCATTATGGACGGGGTTATTCGTATCCATGCTCATATTTAAGTTGTGCATGTAGATTCAAGACCTGGAATGCTTTACTGAGCCATTTATCAAGAAATCATCCAGTCAAACAAACAGTTACCAAAGACTTAACCAGATTCAAATGCcccatttgtgattttaatcaacTTTCCACTgagagagatttttttcaacatatatTTCAACATCTCAAGAACAAGGAAACTGTCACGTGTGTGTTTCAGGACTGTGTttatcaaacaaatatttacgaGAACTACAAAAGtcataaatacagaaaacattctGACATTAGCAATACATTTAAGACTGggattactgaaaaaaaacaattagactGTGGTGAAGAATTGTGTGTTAGTTCTGGTACTGATATTTTTGATCAAGACAGTACTGCACAAGCTAATCAAGATCACACATTTAATGAGACTGATTCTGAAAACTTACAGAGAGATATTGAACTTAAACTTGCATCAGTTCTTCTAAAGTTAGAAAGCAGTTTTCTTGTGTCAAATGCAGCTATTGATGAACTATTGCAGGAGTTAAACTATTTAATTGGTTCTTTGTCCCTGCCAGTTACATGCAGAACTGTAACCCAAATACTACATGATCACCTTTGCCAGTTTGACCAGTCAGTTATTGAAAAACTTGCCAGGGCCCTCTGTGAAACAAACCCTGTAAACAAAGCAATAGGAGATAAAGGCTCCCTTTCTAGTGCTTGGAGACGAAAACAATtctataaaagacattttaaagtggTAGAACCTGAAGAATATattcttgataaaaaaaataataagtcatTCCAGTATGTATCAATCCTAAAGTCTTTGCAGCAAGTTCTTGACTGTGAGGTTATCTTGGATCAGACTGATAATTTAAATTGTGTGAATAAACTACTACAAAGAAGTAGTGTTCATACATATAGGTCTTTCTATGACGGGTCATTTTTTAGTGAAAATGAGCTTTTGTGTAAGGAGGAGAGCATTTCATTAATATTgtatattgatgattttgaaaTATGCAACCCTCTCGGTACATCTAAACGGAAGCATAAAATTTGTGGCTTATACTGGATTCTTGGTAATTTGCCACAGGGGTGTAATTCTAACTTGTCTTCCATTTACCTGGCTGCTTTAATCAAAACTAATGATTTGAAGTGCTATGGTTACGAGAAGGTTTTAGAACCTTTACTTAATGAGCTTGTGATTTTGGAACAAGAAGGGGTCTTTGTGTCAAAGTTGGGTAGAGCTGTAAAAGGCACAGTTCAGTGCGTGGTTGCAGATAATCTTGCTGCCCACAGTCTTGGTGGCTTTGTAGAGAACTTCACAGGGTCATACATATGTAGGTTTTGTTTGGCagttaaaacagacattcaaacTACAGAGGTTAGAAGTGGTGCATTTACCCTGAGAACGAAAAGCATTCATGCAGATCACTTAAAAATTCTTCAGGAACGTGAATTTCCAAGTTATCAGGGTGTCAAATCAACttccattttatcacatttattgtattttgacaTTACCACAGGTCTTCCTCCAGACATTGTGCATGACCTTTTTGAAGGAGTTGTTCCTTTTGAATTAGCTTTGTGTCTGGGTGttttgattaagaaaaaatatttcacattggtATCACTGAATGACGCAATAGCATCTTTCAATTTTAAGGGGACTGATAAAACTAATCGACCTCATCCAATTGCTCTCaattttgaagccaaaaaaagTGTTGGGGGTAATGCACATGAGAATTGGagtttgatcagatttttacCTTTGTTGATTGGACACAGAGTGCAACATGAAGAGCCAGCTTGGCAGATCTTAACAGACTTAAGGGACATTGTTGATCTTGTGGTCTGTCCTATTCACACAGAGGACTCTATTGCTTACCTTGACTTTAAGATCTCAGAGCACAGAACACAATTCCAGGAGGTTTTTCCTAATTGTGACCTTAAACCAAAACACCATTTCTTGGAACATTACCCGCACTTGATTCGCCAATTTGGTCCTTTAGTAGCCTTATGGTCCATGCGCTTTGAAGCTAAGCATAGCTTTTTTAAAAGAGTTGCACGAAATATcaagtgctttaaaaatgtcctcTGTTCCCTTGCAGAGAGACACCAGTATCAGATGGCACATCATTTGCATTTATCTGGTTTTCCTAAACCTCTTTTGGAAGTTACAAATGTTTCCACAGTAACAACTGATGTTCTCGACAAGGGAATAGTAAATGCTCTAAAACAGAAGTTTTCAAATCTGGCCACAGTGTGCATGACTAAAAGTGCAACATTTAATGGACTGAAGTACAGATGCGGGATGATCTTGATCCATGGCTCATTAGGAGGATTACCAGAGTTCATTGAAATAATCCAAATGGTGATCCTGGCAAACCAGTTATTCTTTCTGGTCAGAAAACTTGAGGGGTGGTATGTTGAGCATTACAGATCTTATGAGCTGAAAACATCAGACAAAGAACTGAAACTGGTTGAGCTACAAGACCTAACAGATGTATACCCGCTGGAAGACTACAGAATTAGAGGAATACGTCTTGTTACTGTGAAAAGATATATTCACGTTTAAGGGTGAGGTAATACAAGAttgtacaaaaaattaaatgcgTGGTACAAAagacttttgtgtttgtatggCTGAacttaaaatacagtaatattttaataactaccttaatatttttttggccCTCTACAAGCAAATGTCCAAACATTTGACTaataatgtatataaaatattttgtaatgacTTTAAATAGCGACCAGCATTGCTTAACTCTGTATGTACCCTTTTCTCAGATTGTCATGGCAAGTTCAAAACCTGCAAGACTGAAGGTGATTCTAGGAGAGAGCAACACTGAAAAACTGACTCTTCCAGATGGCATACCAGACTCTCTGGATGAGCTTCTCAGCAAGGTGAAGGATACCTTTGGTTTAAAGACCAATGTCAGATTGCAATATATGGACAAAGACTTTGGTAATGACTTCTTCAACCTCCGCTCAACTTCTGACCTGGAGGACTTGGGAACAGTCAAGGTGATTCAAGAAAAAGCCATTCAAACTTTTGTTGATGTCATTGAAACAGCTCCATCTTGTTCTACAGTTCACTCTGACGACAGCAGTTCTTTAGCCTCAAATGACACTATAATCCTCTCCTCCCCTGAACCCTTGTCATCGCGAACACAACAATGGCCAGCCAACTTTCC from Xiphophorus maculatus strain JP 163 A chromosome 11, X_maculatus-5.0-male, whole genome shotgun sequence carries:
- the LOC111610076 gene encoding uncharacterized protein LOC111610076, which codes for MWRCKDCKRVFSRRSELLKHYKLDHRHYGRGYSYPCSYLSCACRFKTWNALLSHLSRNHPVKQTVTKDLTRFKCPICDFNQLSTERDFFQHIFQHLKNKETVTCVFQDCVYQTNIYENYKSHKYRKHSDISNTFKTGITEKKQLDCGEELCVSSGTDIFDQDSTAQANQDHTFNETDSENLQRDIELKLASVLLKLESSFLVSNAAIDELLQELNYLIGSLSLPVTCRTVTQILHDHLCQFDQSVIEKLARALCETNPVNKAIGDKGSLSSAWRRKQFYKRHFKVVEPEEYILDKKNNKSFQYVSILKSLQQVLDCEVILDQTDNLNCVNKLLQRSSVHTYRSFYDGSFFSENELLCKEESISLILYIDDFEICNPLGTSKRKHKICGLYWILGNLPQGCNSNLSSIYLAALIKTNDLKCYGYEKVLEPLLNELVILEQEGVFVSKLGRAVKGTVQCVVADNLAAHSLGGFVENFTGSYICRFCLAVKTDIQTTEVRSGAFTLRTKSIHADHLKILQEREFPSYQGVKSTSILSHLLYFDITTGLPPDIVHDLFEGVVPFELALCLGVLIKKKYFTLVSLNDAIASFNFKGTDKTNRPHPIALNFEAKKSVGGNAHENWSLIRFLPLLIGHRVQHEEPAWQILTDLRDIVDLVVCPIHTEDSIAYLDFKISEHRTQFQEVFPNCDLKPKHHFLEHYPHLIRQFGPLVALWSMRFEAKHSFFKRVARNIKCFKNVLCSLAERHQYQMAHHLHLSGFPKPLLEVTNVSTVTTDVLDKGIVNALKQKFSNLATVCMTKSATFNGLKYRCGMILIHGSLGGLPEFIEIIQMVILANQLFFLVRKLEGWYVEHYRSYELKTSDKELKLVELQDLTDVYPLEDYRIRGIRLVTVKRYIHV